The following are from one region of the Carnobacterium gallinarum DSM 4847 genome:
- a CDS encoding GGDEF domain-containing protein, with protein sequence MLVFGYYLLSKLTKSTLDFDSPLRLKLLYGVAGGLFSLILMNFSVLIDQIVIVDLRLVPVIINSFFFGGLPAFITGIIITVGRLIFGNRTDVYIYSYLYAVISISQLLLMPVLKYYSGTKRLIIIFLSVIIPTVFTITCILDSVYFFETIVIVIYMILGTIICHYLILELQRSQKNFIYFEKMSKIDFLTGLPNRFSYDKNSERLFKSLDQPVVWLFLLDINHFKPINDTYGHDIGDLTLKLFSAKLNLQPYIKNHIYRLGGDEFAILLTDYSKEEIVQIAENIRKKILEIDIQVEGQKIDISASIGISNSQKVSSPVELYKFADIQLYEDKEKYRTAYYKNSTLN encoded by the coding sequence ATCTTAGTATTTGGTTATTATTTATTATCAAAATTAACCAAAAGTACCCTTGATTTTGACAGTCCTCTTAGACTTAAATTATTATACGGTGTTGCCGGAGGTCTTTTTAGTTTAATTTTAATGAATTTTTCTGTTTTAATTGATCAAATTGTGATTGTTGATTTAAGGTTAGTTCCAGTTATTATTAATAGTTTCTTTTTTGGTGGGTTGCCAGCCTTTATTACTGGAATAATTATTACCGTTGGTCGGTTAATTTTTGGCAATCGAACAGATGTCTATATTTATTCGTACCTCTATGCTGTTATTAGTATTAGTCAATTGCTTCTAATGCCCGTTCTAAAATATTATAGTGGAACCAAACGATTGATAATTATTTTTCTTAGTGTCATTATTCCAACCGTATTTACTATTACATGTATTTTAGATAGTGTTTATTTTTTTGAGACAATTGTGATTGTGATTTATATGATTTTGGGAACAATTATTTGCCATTATTTAATTTTAGAATTGCAGAGAAGTCAGAAAAATTTTATTTATTTTGAAAAAATGTCTAAGATAGATTTTTTAACTGGACTTCCAAATCGTTTTTCTTATGATAAGAATAGTGAACGTTTATTCAAAAGCCTGGATCAGCCAGTTGTTTGGCTCTTTTTATTAGATATTAATCATTTTAAGCCAATTAATGATACCTATGGTCATGATATTGGGGATCTAACATTAAAGTTGTTTTCAGCAAAATTAAATCTGCAACCTTATATAAAGAACCATATTTATCGGCTAGGTGGCGATGAATTTGCAATCCTTCTAACGGACTATTCAAAAGAAGAGATTGTTCAAATTGCTGAAAATATTCGTAAAAAAATTCTAGAAATTGATATTCAAGTTGAAGGACAAAAAATTGATATTTCGGCTTCAATTGGAATTAGTAATTCTCAAAAAGTATCTTCACCAGTAGAGCTATATAAATTCGCAGATATTCAACTGTATGAAGATAAAGAAAAATATCGAACTGCATATTATAAGAACTCAACTTTGAACTAA
- a CDS encoding sugar-binding transcriptional regulator: MKFTEDRRKILKVATMYYTDGLTQAEIAEKIGISRPVISKLLREARELGIVEIYIKDENACSISLALNIETDFALKDVIVVPTTKEFSKSVIKKSVARAAASYITNQLTKVENLGLSWGTTIAEVIDEMPYLSYPNLTIHPLVGGVASRHLFLDANHLAFLLSEKLSANCRYLYAPALAESLALKKILETSILTTSVLQQAKNVDLALIGVGNPTNSSTWEDLAYIDSNELEKLQALHVVGDAVASFFDEKGQPLQTDLTERLMGVTIEELKQVKNVVAVATGSEKCGSIRALLLAGVIDTLVIDQEIAEGLCRDK; this comes from the coding sequence GTGAAATTTACAGAAGATCGACGTAAAATTTTAAAAGTAGCAACAATGTATTATACAGATGGATTAACTCAAGCTGAGATTGCTGAAAAAATTGGTATTTCAAGACCAGTGATTTCAAAACTATTGAGAGAAGCTAGGGAACTGGGGATTGTTGAAATTTATATAAAAGATGAAAATGCCTGCTCGATTTCATTGGCATTAAACATTGAGACGGATTTTGCTTTAAAAGATGTAATTGTTGTCCCGACTACAAAGGAATTTTCTAAAAGTGTGATAAAGAAAAGCGTGGCTCGTGCTGCGGCTTCTTACATTACAAATCAATTAACTAAGGTAGAAAATTTGGGCTTATCTTGGGGAACAACAATTGCTGAAGTAATTGATGAGATGCCGTATTTATCCTATCCTAACTTGACAATCCATCCTTTAGTTGGTGGAGTAGCTAGCCGTCACTTATTCTTAGATGCCAATCATTTAGCCTTTCTATTATCTGAAAAATTATCGGCTAATTGCCGGTACTTATATGCACCAGCCTTAGCTGAAAGTTTAGCTTTAAAAAAGATTTTAGAAACATCAATCTTAACAACCAGTGTCCTTCAGCAAGCTAAAAATGTTGATTTAGCATTAATTGGTGTCGGCAACCCAACGAATTCCAGTACATGGGAAGATCTTGCTTACATTGATTCAAATGAGTTGGAAAAATTACAGGCGTTACATGTTGTTGGGGATGCAGTTGCCTCCTTTTTTGATGAAAAAGGGCAGCCTCTTCAAACAGATTTGACGGAACGTTTAATGGGCGTTACTATTGAAGAGTTAAAACAAGTCAAGAACGTTGTAGCAGTAGCCACAGGTAGTGAAAAATGTGGGAGTATTCGAGCATTATTATTAGCAGGAGTCATAGATACCTTAGTGATAGATCAAGAGATTGCAGAAGGCTTATGCCGAGATAAGTAA
- the rho gene encoding transcription termination factor Rho, producing MKDLLTLADLEKKTLKEIYTFAKDFKIPYYSQMNKKELSLAVLRAQEEKQGFFVAEGVLDIVSQEGFGFLRPINYTPSQEDIYISVSQIRRFGLRNGDKIQGKARPPKPSERYYGLMHVNAVNGKNPEEAKERSHFPALTALYPDRQIKLETEQIKISNRLIDILAPVGFGQRGLIVAPPKAGKTILLKEIANGITKNYPDAELIMLLIDERPEEVTDIERSVKGDVVSSTFDQQPENHVRVTELVLERAMRLVEDKRDVIILMDSITRLARAYNLVVPPSGRTLSGGIDPAAFYRPKRFFGAARNIEEGGSLTILATALVDTGSRMDDIIYEEFKGTGNLELHLSRELAERRIFPAIDIKKSSTRKEELLMPGTRLEEIWKLRRLMVGDSLEFTDKFIKLLRKSKNNDEFFSSFSEEAFGRGRVNRVPRK from the coding sequence ATGAAAGATTTACTAACATTAGCAGATCTTGAGAAGAAGACGCTGAAAGAAATTTATACATTTGCTAAGGACTTTAAAATTCCCTATTATAGCCAAATGAATAAAAAAGAATTATCCTTAGCCGTTTTACGAGCACAAGAAGAAAAACAAGGTTTTTTTGTAGCCGAAGGCGTTCTTGATATTGTTTCACAGGAAGGTTTTGGTTTTTTACGTCCGATTAACTATACGCCTAGTCAGGAAGATATTTATATATCTGTTTCTCAGATTCGTCGTTTTGGTTTGCGAAATGGGGATAAAATCCAAGGAAAAGCTAGACCACCAAAACCATCTGAACGTTATTATGGTTTAATGCATGTCAACGCTGTGAATGGAAAAAATCCAGAAGAGGCTAAAGAGCGCTCTCATTTCCCAGCATTAACCGCTTTGTATCCAGATCGACAAATTAAACTAGAAACAGAACAAATAAAAATATCTAACCGTTTAATTGATATTTTAGCACCAGTAGGATTTGGACAACGGGGATTAATCGTTGCTCCGCCTAAAGCAGGTAAAACAATTTTACTTAAAGAAATTGCCAATGGTATTACAAAGAATTATCCAGATGCAGAGTTAATTATGCTTTTAATTGATGAGCGTCCTGAAGAAGTGACCGATATCGAACGTAGTGTGAAGGGGGATGTTGTTTCCTCAACCTTCGATCAACAGCCAGAAAATCATGTACGAGTTACCGAATTAGTTCTAGAACGGGCAATGCGCTTAGTTGAGGATAAACGTGATGTGATTATTTTAATGGACAGCATTACTCGTTTAGCTCGAGCCTATAACTTAGTCGTTCCTCCAAGTGGACGCACATTAAGTGGTGGGATTGACCCAGCTGCCTTTTATCGTCCAAAACGTTTCTTTGGTGCTGCACGTAATATTGAAGAAGGCGGCAGTTTAACGATTTTAGCAACAGCATTGGTAGATACAGGTAGCCGAATGGATGATATTATTTACGAAGAATTTAAAGGAACTGGGAATTTAGAGTTACATCTTTCTAGAGAATTAGCTGAACGTCGCATTTTCCCAGCAATTGATATTAAGAAATCAAGTACACGTAAAGAAGAATTATTGATGCCAGGCACTCGCTTGGAAGAAATATGGAAGTTACGTCGTTTGATGGTTGGAGATTCACTAGAGTTTACGGATAAATTTATTAAACTATTACGCAAATCAAAAAACAATGATGAATTTTTCTCTAGTTTTAGTGAAGAAGCTTTCGGGCGTGGTCGAGTGAATCGAGTACCTCGAAAATAA
- a CDS encoding exonuclease domain-containing protein, whose protein sequence is MSINKKYDVATIDFETATNNNYSACSLGMCLIKDLEIVASYSWLIQPPNNRYSLKNTEIHGLSSQDTSTSPDFPLIWPEIKRLLQESHYIAAHNAQFDMSVLAETLAHYQIESIDFAYFDSIPYSTKACAGEGIPNGLKERCQRFNVALDSHHDALSDATACGALLIACTKELHQLSIVDYLTMYATSINVKDFNQLKTSKYFSYPSAKVKRFQTSNLKEINALEKNTLIDNPLFLAKSFVFTGDFTSNKDQLMQQVVEKGGILKSAVSGKTDYVVEGVQDLSIVGDDGLSGKQRKARELIAKGKDIHILTEKQLKEMFK, encoded by the coding sequence ATGTCTATTAATAAAAAATATGATGTTGCTACGATTGATTTTGAAACGGCAACGAATAATAACTACTCTGCTTGTTCGTTAGGAATGTGTTTGATTAAAGATCTTGAGATTGTTGCTAGCTATAGTTGGCTCATTCAGCCACCTAACAATCGCTATTCCCTTAAAAATACTGAAATTCATGGTCTTTCTAGTCAAGATACTAGTACATCCCCTGATTTCCCACTGATTTGGCCTGAAATTAAACGATTACTTCAAGAAAGCCACTATATTGCGGCTCATAACGCGCAGTTTGATATGTCTGTCTTAGCTGAAACTTTAGCTCACTATCAAATAGAATCAATTGATTTTGCTTATTTTGACTCAATCCCATACAGTACTAAAGCTTGTGCTGGCGAAGGAATTCCCAATGGTTTAAAGGAACGCTGTCAACGATTCAATGTAGCCTTAGATTCTCATCATGATGCACTTTCTGATGCTACTGCTTGTGGAGCACTTCTGATTGCCTGTACAAAAGAGTTACACCAACTTTCAATTGTTGATTATTTAACCATGTATGCAACTAGTATCAATGTGAAAGATTTCAATCAACTTAAAACGAGCAAATATTTTAGTTATCCCTCTGCTAAGGTCAAACGTTTTCAGACATCAAACTTGAAAGAAATTAATGCTCTTGAGAAAAATACGCTTATTGATAATCCTTTATTTTTAGCTAAATCATTTGTTTTTACTGGTGATTTTACAAGTAATAAAGATCAATTAATGCAGCAAGTTGTGGAAAAAGGTGGCATTTTAAAATCAGCTGTCTCTGGTAAAACGGATTATGTTGTTGAAGGTGTACAGGATTTATCAATTGTTGGTGACGATGGATTAAGTGGCAAACAAAGAAAAGCTCGTGAGCTAATTGCCAAAGGGAAAGATATTCATATTTTGACTGAAAAACAATTAAAGGAGATGTTCAAATAA
- a CDS encoding type B 50S ribosomal protein L31 produces MKQGIHPEYNPVVFMDTTTGFKFLSGSTKYSEETVEWEDGQTYPLIRVEITSDSHPFYTGRQKFTQADGRVDRFNKKYGIKDTNAAE; encoded by the coding sequence ATGAAACAAGGAATTCATCCAGAATACAATCCAGTAGTTTTCATGGATACAACAACAGGTTTTAAATTCTTATCTGGTTCTACTAAGTACTCAGAAGAAACTGTTGAATGGGAAGATGGTCAAACATACCCATTAATCCGTGTCGAAATTACATCTGATTCTCATCCATTCTATACTGGGCGTCAAAAATTCACCCAAGCAGATGGCCGTGTGGATCGTTTCAACAAAAAATACGGTATCAAAGACACAAACGCTGCAGAGTAA
- a CDS encoding CTP synthase, translating into MTKYIFVTGGVVSSIGKGIVAASLGRLLKNRGLKVTIQKFDPYINVDPGTMSPYQHGEVFVTDDGAETDLDLGHYERFIDINLNKYSNVTTGKVYSEVLRKERKGEYLGATVQVIPHITNEIKEKIMRAAQTTDADIIITEVGGTVGDIESLPFLEALRQMKADVGSENVMYIHTTLIPYLKAAGEMKTKPTQHSVKELRSLGIQPNILVVRTEKPVAQNVKDKLASFCDVNPEAVIESRDVETLYSIPLALQAQGMDQIVCDHLKIDAPVADMTEWIQLEEKVLSLKKTTRIALVGKYVELPDAYLSVVEALKHAGFTYDSDIEIDWVNAEHVTTENVASLLKTADGILVPGGFGDRGLEGKIAAIQYARESKVPFLGICLGMQLACVEFARNVVGLEDADSAETKPDCQNNIIDLMSDQENVENLGGTLRLGLYPCQLTPGSVAAKAYDNAEVVEERHRHRYEFNNDYRQQLTDAGLVFSGLSPDGRLVEIVELEDHPFYVACQFHPELISRPTRPQKLFKAFVGATLAK; encoded by the coding sequence ATGACCAAGTATATTTTTGTAACAGGCGGCGTTGTATCTTCAATAGGAAAGGGCATTGTGGCAGCTTCTTTAGGCCGATTGCTGAAAAATCGTGGATTAAAGGTAACCATTCAAAAATTTGATCCATACATTAACGTTGATCCAGGTACAATGAGTCCTTATCAACATGGGGAAGTTTTTGTAACCGATGATGGTGCGGAAACTGATTTAGATTTAGGTCATTATGAACGTTTTATTGATATCAATTTAAATAAATATTCAAATGTAACCACAGGAAAAGTGTACTCTGAAGTGTTACGTAAAGAACGTAAAGGGGAGTATCTAGGCGCAACGGTTCAAGTTATTCCTCACATCACGAATGAAATCAAAGAAAAAATTATGCGTGCTGCCCAAACAACAGATGCGGATATTATTATCACAGAAGTTGGTGGAACGGTTGGGGATATTGAATCATTGCCATTTTTAGAAGCATTGCGTCAAATGAAAGCTGATGTTGGTTCTGAAAATGTGATGTATATTCACACAACATTAATTCCATATTTAAAAGCCGCTGGTGAAATGAAAACTAAACCAACTCAACATAGCGTGAAAGAGCTACGTAGTTTGGGGATTCAACCAAATATTTTAGTAGTTCGTACTGAAAAACCAGTAGCACAAAATGTGAAAGACAAACTAGCTTCATTCTGTGATGTCAATCCTGAAGCAGTTATTGAGTCTCGTGATGTAGAAACACTTTATTCAATTCCATTGGCCCTACAAGCTCAAGGAATGGATCAAATCGTCTGCGATCATTTGAAAATAGATGCCCCTGTTGCGGATATGACGGAATGGATTCAATTGGAAGAAAAAGTATTGAGCTTGAAGAAAACAACAAGAATTGCGTTAGTTGGGAAATACGTTGAGTTACCAGATGCGTATTTATCAGTAGTTGAAGCTTTGAAACATGCTGGATTTACCTATGATTCTGATATTGAGATTGACTGGGTGAATGCAGAACACGTGACAACGGAAAACGTTGCTAGCTTATTAAAAACTGCAGATGGAATCTTAGTTCCAGGTGGATTTGGTGATCGAGGGTTAGAAGGAAAAATTGCAGCGATTCAATATGCCCGCGAAAGTAAAGTACCATTTTTAGGCATCTGTCTAGGAATGCAATTGGCTTGTGTTGAGTTTGCTCGTAATGTTGTTGGATTAGAAGATGCAGATTCTGCTGAAACGAAACCGGATTGCCAAAATAATATTATTGATTTAATGAGCGACCAAGAAAATGTTGAAAATCTTGGTGGAACGTTACGTTTAGGATTGTATCCATGTCAATTAACTCCAGGCTCTGTTGCCGCAAAAGCCTATGATAATGCTGAAGTGGTTGAAGAACGTCATCGTCATCGCTACGAATTTAACAATGATTACCGTCAACAATTAACAGATGCAGGGTTAGTATTCTCTGGTTTATCACCAGATGGTCGTTTAGTTGAGATTGTTGAACTTGAAGATCATCCATTTTATGTTGCGTGTCAATTCCATCCAGAATTAATTTCACGTCCAACACGTCCCCAAAAATTATTTAAAGCTTTTGTTGGTGCAACATTAGCTAAATAA
- a CDS encoding alpha-ketoacid dehydrogenase subunit beta, with protein MREITYIEAVNEALDEALAEDEAVFLLGEDIGVYGGGFGATKGLVEKYGEQRIRSTPISESAIAGAAVGAAITGMRPIIELQFSDFITIAMDQLVNQAAKIHYMYGGKAKVPMVMRTAGGSGTGAAAQHSQSLENWTAHIPGLKVVQPATAYDAKGLLHAAIEDDNPVMFYEHKLCYQTTSEVPIGKYIIPLGVANIKQVGTDCTVVATGIMVHKTMEVAKKLAKEGISVEVIDPRTLVPLDSETIIQSVKKTGRLVVVHEAVKRSGFGGEVVSLVAESDAFYHLKAPIKRLGGVAIPMPYQKELEKHAIPQVEEITQAIYEVMTSNVTITK; from the coding sequence ATGAGAGAGATTACTTATATTGAAGCAGTTAATGAAGCTTTAGATGAAGCATTGGCAGAAGATGAAGCTGTCTTTTTATTAGGAGAAGATATAGGTGTTTATGGAGGTGGATTTGGTGCGACGAAAGGATTAGTTGAAAAATACGGTGAACAGCGAATTCGTTCTACACCAATTTCAGAAAGTGCCATTGCAGGAGCGGCAGTTGGGGCAGCAATTACTGGAATGCGTCCGATTATTGAATTACAATTTTCTGATTTTATTACAATAGCTATGGATCAGTTAGTCAATCAAGCAGCTAAAATTCATTATATGTATGGTGGAAAAGCGAAGGTCCCTATGGTGATGCGCACAGCTGGTGGTTCAGGAACCGGAGCGGCCGCTCAGCATTCCCAAAGCCTAGAAAATTGGACAGCCCATATTCCAGGTTTAAAAGTTGTTCAACCGGCAACTGCTTATGATGCAAAAGGTTTGCTTCATGCAGCGATTGAAGATGATAATCCAGTGATGTTTTACGAGCATAAATTATGTTATCAGACAACCTCAGAAGTTCCAATTGGTAAATACATTATTCCATTAGGTGTTGCGAACATTAAACAAGTAGGAACTGATTGTACCGTTGTAGCAACAGGAATTATGGTTCATAAAACAATGGAAGTTGCTAAAAAATTAGCTAAAGAAGGCATTTCAGTTGAAGTCATCGATCCTCGGACGTTGGTTCCATTAGACAGTGAAACGATTATTCAATCTGTTAAAAAAACGGGACGTTTAGTCGTAGTTCATGAAGCGGTGAAGCGGAGTGGATTTGGTGGAGAAGTAGTAAGTTTAGTTGCTGAAAGTGACGCTTTTTATCATTTAAAAGCACCTATTAAGCGGTTAGGTGGAGTGGCGATTCCAATGCCTTATCAAAAAGAATTAGAAAAACATGCAATTCCACAAGTTGAAGAAATTACCCAAGCAATCTATGAAGTAATGACTAGTAATGTAACTATAACTAAATAA
- a CDS encoding DUF1934 domain-containing protein, producing MDLKAGTDVKIHLTTQVSQYGTPEQHVFDVMGQMVQMGSGLYLRYIEIEEGQEIPVTIKVEADGTLTLIRAGATRTRLRFGMGERYVTNYTTPQGVIALETVTHKMQVSLKEKPFSGEIDINYDLYLGEEKLGEYKLQLLFTA from the coding sequence ATGGATTTAAAAGCTGGGACAGATGTAAAAATTCATCTGACAACGCAAGTAAGCCAATATGGAACCCCGGAACAACATGTTTTTGATGTGATGGGACAAATGGTGCAAATGGGATCAGGATTGTATTTGCGTTATATAGAAATTGAAGAGGGGCAAGAAATTCCAGTTACCATTAAAGTTGAAGCTGATGGAACGCTAACTTTAATTCGTGCAGGAGCAACCAGAACACGTTTAAGATTTGGGATGGGTGAACGTTATGTAACTAATTATACGACTCCACAAGGCGTAATTGCATTAGAAACAGTGACCCATAAAATGCAAGTTAGCCTAAAAGAGAAACCCTTTTCAGGTGAGATTGATATTAACTATGATTTATATTTAGGTGAAGAAAAATTAGGAGAATATAAATTACAATTGCTTTTTACTGCCTAA
- a CDS encoding thiamine pyrophosphate-dependent dehydrogenase E1 component subunit alpha, whose protein sequence is MKHIANLAGLTDADFKQIYQKMWEIRFFDEEVERLFKAGEIHGTTHLSIGQEATAVGSGYLLEKTDWITSTHRGHGHTIAKGTDMTAMMAELFGKKSGTNGGKGGSMHIAELATGNLGSNGIVGAGYPIAVGAALSMQMQNKDAITICYAGDGSTNEGSFHEALNLASIWHLPVIFFIENNQYGMSSKIDKMINIPEISLRAASYGFPGVTIDGNDLVAVIDATYTAIQRGKSGAGPTLIEALTYRFKGHSKSDQRLYRSKTEEDEWQEQRDPLKLTSKLLIESGAATKIELIEIEQSALKNVQQATATARNSEDVTLADLTTHVYADSKEAHR, encoded by the coding sequence ATGAAGCACATTGCAAATTTAGCTGGACTAACAGATGCAGACTTTAAACAGATTTATCAAAAAATGTGGGAGATTCGTTTTTTTGATGAAGAGGTAGAACGTCTATTCAAAGCTGGTGAGATTCATGGAACAACACATTTATCTATTGGTCAAGAAGCTACTGCTGTAGGCTCTGGATATTTGTTAGAGAAAACGGATTGGATTACATCGACTCATCGAGGGCATGGACATACGATTGCTAAAGGAACAGATATGACTGCAATGATGGCAGAATTATTTGGTAAAAAAAGTGGAACGAATGGTGGTAAAGGTGGCAGTATGCATATTGCTGAATTAGCGACAGGAAATCTAGGTTCCAATGGAATTGTTGGAGCAGGTTATCCTATTGCCGTTGGCGCGGCTTTAAGCATGCAGATGCAAAATAAAGATGCCATCACCATTTGTTATGCGGGAGATGGCTCTACTAATGAAGGTAGCTTTCATGAAGCCTTAAATCTAGCATCAATTTGGCATTTACCTGTGATTTTCTTTATTGAAAATAATCAATATGGCATGAGTAGTAAAATCGACAAAATGATTAATATTCCTGAGATTTCACTGCGAGCAGCTAGTTATGGATTTCCTGGTGTCACTATTGATGGCAATGATTTAGTCGCCGTTATCGATGCAACCTATACAGCTATTCAACGCGGGAAGTCTGGTGCTGGTCCTACTTTAATCGAAGCTTTAACTTATCGTTTTAAAGGGCACTCTAAGTCTGATCAACGACTGTATCGAAGTAAAACGGAGGAAGATGAGTGGCAAGAACAGCGAGACCCTTTAAAACTAACTAGCAAGTTGTTAATTGAATCTGGTGCGGCAACTAAAATAGAACTGATAGAAATTGAACAAAGTGCTTTAAAAAATGTTCAACAAGCCACTGCAACAGCTCGTAACAGCGAAGATGTTACCTTAGCCGATTTAACGACACATGTTTATGCGGATTCAAAGGAGGCTCATAGATGA
- the rpoE gene encoding DNA-directed RNA polymerase subunit delta, whose amino-acid sequence MELKQFDGMKKEELSMIEVAHAILEEKGDVMEFSDVTTAIQKYLGITAGKMKKNTPQFYTDLNIDGSFISLGENRWGLRSWFPIDSIDEEVSHSNDEEDEVPRRKKRKKVSAFVPDGDDVIDYNDDDPEDEDVVLVDEEGVVIDDDEEEVEQYKSDLTELGADEDEEDDLPDGIEGSLTLIDEDDDEDDDYTEDEDETI is encoded by the coding sequence GTGGAATTGAAACAATTTGACGGTATGAAAAAAGAAGAATTGTCAATGATTGAAGTAGCTCATGCCATTTTAGAAGAAAAAGGAGATGTCATGGAATTTTCTGATGTAACAACAGCCATTCAGAAATACTTAGGCATTACCGCTGGCAAAATGAAAAAAAATACACCCCAATTTTATACAGATTTAAATATTGATGGAAGCTTTATTTCTCTAGGTGAAAATCGCTGGGGTTTACGTTCATGGTTCCCAATTGATTCAATTGATGAAGAAGTATCTCACTCAAATGATGAAGAAGATGAGGTTCCACGTCGTAAGAAGCGTAAGAAAGTTAGTGCTTTTGTTCCCGATGGCGACGATGTAATTGACTATAATGATGACGATCCAGAAGATGAGGATGTTGTTTTAGTTGATGAAGAAGGCGTTGTAATTGATGATGACGAAGAAGAAGTTGAACAATATAAATCTGATTTAACTGAACTTGGTGCGGATGAAGATGAAGAAGATGACTTGCCAGACGGCATTGAAGGCTCATTAACCTTAATCGATGAAGATGATGACGAAGATGATGATTACACTGAAGACGAAGATGAAACAATCTAA
- a CDS encoding UDP-N-acetylglucosamine 1-carboxyvinyltransferase, producing MKKLIVNGGRPLSGEITISGAKNSTVALIPAAILANSPVTLEGVPDIQDVHSLMEILEMMNVKVDFDGSTLVIDPTEMVSIPMPSGKIKSLRASYYFMGALLTKYGQGVVGLPGGCFLGPRPIDQHIKGFEALGATVDNELGAMYLRTDEKGLKGARVYLDVVSIGATINLMLAAVKAQGKTVIENAAREPEIIDVATLLNNMGAKVRGAGTDIIRIEGVEELTGCRHTIIPDRIEAGTYLSMAAAMGTDIVVKNVIFEHLEGLIAKMEEMGVPMEIGEDSIRVLEAKELKMVSIKTLPYPGFATDLQQPLTPLLIKAQGEGTIIDTIYPKRVKHVPELARMGAKIRVESDMILIEGASELTGVEVEASDLRAGACLVTAGLMAKGTTTITGVENILRGYDHIVEKLTALGADIQMIEDGQ from the coding sequence ATGAAAAAGTTAATCGTTAACGGCGGTCGTCCGTTGTCTGGAGAGATTACCATCAGTGGCGCAAAAAATAGTACAGTGGCTTTAATACCAGCAGCTATCTTAGCGAATTCGCCAGTTACTTTAGAAGGCGTACCAGATATTCAAGATGTACATTCTCTAATGGAAATACTAGAAATGATGAATGTAAAGGTTGATTTTGATGGTTCAACTTTAGTCATTGATCCAACAGAAATGGTTTCTATTCCAATGCCAAGTGGTAAAATTAAAAGTTTACGAGCTTCCTATTATTTTATGGGTGCTTTATTAACAAAATATGGTCAAGGAGTCGTTGGTTTACCAGGGGGCTGTTTTTTAGGTCCACGTCCAATTGATCAACACATTAAAGGGTTTGAAGCATTAGGAGCAACAGTGGATAATGAGCTAGGTGCCATGTATTTACGAACAGATGAAAAGGGACTAAAAGGTGCACGAGTTTATTTAGATGTGGTTTCAATTGGAGCTACAATTAATTTAATGCTAGCCGCAGTTAAAGCACAGGGCAAAACAGTTATTGAAAATGCTGCTCGTGAACCAGAAATCATTGATGTAGCTACTTTATTAAATAATATGGGTGCTAAAGTTCGTGGTGCTGGAACGGATATTATTCGTATTGAAGGAGTCGAAGAGTTAACAGGCTGTCGTCATACTATTATTCCAGATCGAATTGAAGCAGGAACCTATTTATCAATGGCAGCAGCAATGGGAACCGATATTGTTGTTAAAAATGTAATCTTTGAACATCTAGAAGGCTTAATTGCTAAAATGGAAGAAATGGGTGTGCCGATGGAAATTGGCGAAGATAGTATCCGTGTTTTAGAAGCGAAAGAATTGAAAATGGTCAGCATTAAAACCTTGCCTTATCCAGGATTTGCAACAGATCTACAACAGCCTCTTACACCGCTATTAATTAAAGCACAAGGAGAAGGGACTATTATTGATACTATTTATCCTAAACGTGTGAAACATGTCCCAGAGCTAGCTAGAATGGGCGCTAAGATTCGTGTTGAAAGTGATATGATTTTAATCGAAGGTGCTTCTGAACTAACAGGTGTAGAAGTGGAAGCAAGTGATTTACGTGCGGGGGCTTGTTTAGTGACAGCTGGTTTGATGGCTAAAGGTACTACAACGATTACTGGAGTGGAAAATATTTTACGTGGATACGACCATATTGTTGAAAAATTAACGGCTTTAGGAGCCGATATTCAAATGATTGAAGACGGCCAATAA